One part of the Solea solea chromosome 1, fSolSol10.1, whole genome shotgun sequence genome encodes these proteins:
- the LOC131457294 gene encoding leukocyte elastase inhibitor-like isoform X2 — MASPSPPVSLDKANTTFCLDLLKQLSEEDKTANIFFSPFSISSALAMVMLGAGGNTASQISEVLCFTEKQQPPAPGEIVSEKPSAMRSQMNTRLQMQTQIQQSTRLPKYLLECLKNRNSEDDVHAKFSKLLETLNNPDVPYNLSVANRLYGEQTFQFLEGFLAGTKKHYNAELESLDFNSNAEEARVKINSWVEKKTQDKIKDLLASGVVDSATVLVLVNAIYFKGNWDQQFEEDSTIDADFRLNKNDTKPVKMMRQKSKFSFATIPEANCKILEMPYEGKDLSMFIILPNDIEDDTTGLEKLEKELTYEKFVEWTHPDLMGQTEIEVRLPRFKMEETYDMNDVLKSMGIVDAFDLTKSDFSGMSPATNLVLSKVVHKAFLEVNEEGTEAAAATAAVISERFIMIPEVFIADHPFLFFILHKTEKSVLFVGRFCSPV; from the exons ATGGCATCACCGTCACCACCAGTCTCTTTGGACAAGGCCAACACCACCTTCTGTCTGGATCTGCTCAAACAGCTGAGTGAAGAAGACAAGACGGCAAatatcttcttctctcctttcagCATCTCCTCAGCTCTGGCTATGGTGATGCTGGGAGCCGGAGGCAACACAGCCTCACAGATAtcagag GTTCTCTGCTTCACGGAGAAACAGCAGCCGCCGGCGCCGGGAGAAATTGTCAGTGAGAAGCCGTCAGCGATGCGGTCACAGATGAACACGCGTCTTCAGATGCAGACACAAATACAGCAAAGCACCAGACTGCCAAAGTATCTGCTCGAG TGCCTGAAAAATCGGAACAGTGAGGACGACGTCCACGCCAAATTCAGCAAACTGCTGGAAACGCTCAACAATCCAGATGTGCCGTACAACCTCAGTGTTGCCAACAGACTCTACGGGGAGCAGACATTCCAGTTtcttgag GGTTTTTTAGCAGGAACCAAAAAGCACTATAATGCAGAGCTAGAGTCTTTGGACTTTAATTCCAATGCGGAGGAGGCCAGGGTCAAAATCAACAGCTGGGTGGAGAAAAAGACTCAAG ATAAAATCAAGGACCTGCTGGCTAGTGGCGTGGTGGACAGCGCGACCGTTCTGGTGCTGGTCAATGCCATTTACTTCAAAGGAAACTGGGACCAACAGTTCGAGGAGGACTCTACTATTGATGCTGACTTCAGACTAAACAAG AATGATACTAAACCAGTGAAAATGATGCGCCAGAAGAGTAAATTTTCCTTTGCCACCATCCCTGAGGCCAACTGCAAA ATTCTCGAGATGCCCTACGAGGGGAAGGACCTAAGCATGTTCATCATCTTGCCCAATGACATAGAGGATGATACAACAGGTCTGGAGAAG CTGGAGAAGGAGCTCACCTACGAGAAGTTTGTGGAGTGGACTCATCCAGATTTAATGGGTCAAACTGAGATCGAGGTGAGGCTGCCGCGATTCAAGATGGAGGAGACGTATGACATGAACGACGTCCTGAAGAGCATGGGCATCGTCGATGCTTTTGATCTTACCAAGAGTGACTTCTCTG GAATGTCTCCAGCAACTAACTTGGTGCTGTCAAAAGTCGTCCACAAGGCCTTTTTGGAGGTAAATGAAGAGGGAACTGAGGCTGCGGCTGCCACTGCTGCCGTCATTTCGGAGCGCTTCATAATGATTCCTGAGGTGTTCATTGCAGACCACCCCTTCCTCTTCTTTATTCTACATAAAACCGAAAAGAGTGTCCTGTTTGTGGGTCGATTCTGTTCCCCAGTGTGA
- the LOC131456427 gene encoding leukocyte elastase inhibitor-like, whose product MAPSGTLSKANTNFCLDLLKQLSDNKKTANVFFSPFSISSALAMVMLGARCNTATQMSEVLRFLEAQQPLREGVQVLQQLQQQQRTKPQCCEDDVHADYNQLLTELNKPDAQYILSVANKLYGEQTYEFVEDFLEKTKKHYKAELKAVDFKNNHEAARLAINTWVESQTQGKIKDLLAKDMVDTMSKLVLVNAIYFKGKWLEQFKESETTDAQFRINKNETKPVKMMHMHKSFSMYIVDEFNLQILELPYKGSELSMLIFLPMSIEDNSTGLEKLEKLLTYDKFMEWTSPDATSLYDVDLSLPRFKMEEKYDMKDVLVSMGMVDAFDMDMSDFSGMSHTNELVLSKVVHKAFVDVNEEGTEAAAATAAIMMLGCVFKPRVTFNADHPFLFFIRHNVTMSILFAGRFCSPN is encoded by the exons ATGGCACCATCAGGCACTCTGTCCAAGGCCAACACCAACTTCTGTCTGGATCTGCTCAAACAGCTGAGTGATAACAAAAAGACGGCAAATGTCTTCTTCTCGCCTTTCAGCATCTCCTCAGCTCTGGCTATGGTGATGCTGGGAGCCAGATGCAACACAGCCACACAGATGTCAGAg GTCCTCAGATTCCTTGAGGCACAGCAGCCGCTGCGTGAAGGAGTACAGGTgctacagcagctgcagcagcagcag AGAACAAAACCCCAGTGCTGTGAGGACGATGTCCACGCTGACTACAACCAACTACTGACAGAGCTCAACAAGCCAGATGCTCAGTACATCCTCAGTGTTGCCAACAAGCTGTATGGTGAGCAGACCTATGAGTTTGTTGAG GATTTCTTAGAAAAGACCAAGAAGCACTACAAGGCGGAGCTGAAGGCTGTGGACTTCAAAAACAACCATGAGGCAGCAAGGCTCGCCATCAACACCTGGGTGGAGAGTCAGACACAAG GTAAAATAAAGGATTTGCTGGCTAAAGACATGGTGGACACGATGTCCAAGCTGGTGCTGGTCAATGCCATCTACTTCAAAGGCAAATGGCTCGAGCAGTTTAAGGAGAGTGAAACAACAGATGCTCAGTTCAGGATCAACAAG aaTGAAACTAAGCCAGTGAAGATGATGCACATGCACAAGTCGTTTTCAATGTACATTGTTGATGAATTCAACCTCCAG ATCCTGGAGTTGCCTTACAAAGGGTCGGAGCTCAGCATGCTCATCTTTCTGCCCATGAGTATAGAGGACAATTCAACTGGTCTGGAGAAG CTGGAGAAGCTTCTAACATATGACAAATTTATGGAGTGGACTTCCCCTGACGCAACGTCTCTGTATGATGTCGACTTGAGTCTGCCTCGGTTCAAGATGGAGGAGAAGTATGACATGAAGGATGTCCTGGTCAGCATGGGCATGGTGGATGCCTTTGATATGGATATGAGTGACTTCTCAG GCATGTCTCATACCAACGAGCTGGTCTTGTCAAAAGTTGTCCACAAGGCTTTTGTGGACGTCAACGAGGAGGGAACGGAGGCTGCTGCAGCCACTGCTGCCATCATGATGCTGGGTTGTGTCTTCAAACCTAGAGTCACTTTCAACGCAGACCatcccttcctcttcttcatccgCCACAACGTCACCATGAGCATTCTGTTTGCTGGCCGCTTCTGCTCCCCTAACTGA
- the LOC131472418 gene encoding leukocyte elastase inhibitor-like — protein sequence MESSNALTEANTTFCLDLFKQLSDKDKTANVFFSPFSISSALAMVMLGARGNTAMQMSKVLSFPGAEEVQLMQQQKQSVKPKGCKDDLHADFSQLLTELNKPDAKYKLSIANKLYGEQTYQFVEDFLKHTKKHYNAELKAVDFKNNHEAARVDINTWVENQTQGKIKDLLAQGTVDQLSKLVLVNAIYFKGNWLKQFEERKTTDAQFRVNKNETKPVKMMHHDETFRYYADAEFNFQILELPYKERELSLLIFLPMDIEDNSTGLEKLEKELTYDNFMRWTGFMAGYDVKVSLPRFKMEEKYDMKDVLVSMGMVDAFDMDTSDFSGMSSTNELVLSKVVHKAFVDVNEEGTEAAAATAAIMMLGCALKPRATFVADHPFLFFIRHNKSKSVLFAGRFCSPN from the exons ATGGAATCATCAAACGCTCTGACTGAGGCCAACACCACCTTCTGTCTGGATCTGTTCAAACAGCTGAGTGATAAAGACAAGACGGCAAatgtcttcttctctcctttcagCATCTCCTCAGCTCTAGCTATGGTGATGCTGGGAGCCAGAGGCAACACAGCCATGCAGATGTCAAAG GTCCTCAGCTTTCCTGGGGCAGAAGAAGTACAactgatgcagcagcagaagcag AGTGTAAAACCCAAGGGCTGTAAGGACGATCTCCACGCTGACTTCAGCCAACTACTGACAGAGCTCAACAAGCCAGATGCTAAGTACAAACTCAGTATTGCCAACAAGCTGTACGGGGAGCAGACCTACCAGTTTGTTGAG GATTTCTTAAAACATACCAAGAAGCACTACAACGCAGAGCTGAAGGCTGTGGACTTCAAAAACAACCATGAGGCAGCAAGAGTCGACATCAACACCTGGGTGGAGAATCAGACACAAG GTAAAATTAAGGATTTGCTGGCTCAAGGTACGGTAGATCAATTGTCCAAGCTGGTGCTGGTCAATGCCATCTACTTCAAAGGCAACTGGCTCAAGCAGTttgaggagagaaaaacaacagatgcTCAGTTCAGGGTCAACAAG AACGAAACCAAGCCAGTGAAGATGATGCACCATGACGAGACATTCAGATATTACGCTGATGCCGAATTCAACTTCCAG ATCCTGGAGTTGCCttacaaagagagagagctcaGCCTGCTCATCTTTCTACCCATGGATATAGAGGACAATTCAACTGGCCTGGAGAAG CTGGAGAAGGAGCTGACCTACGACAACTTTATGAGATGGACTGGCTTTATGGCTGGGTATGATGTCAAGGTGAGTCTGCCTCGGTTCAAGATGGAGGAGAAGTATGACATGAAGGATGTCCTGGTCAGCATGGGCATGGTGGATGCCTTCGATATGGATACGAGTGACTTCTCAG GCATGTCTTCTACCAATGAGCTGGTCCTGTCAAAGGTTGTCCACAAGGCTTTTGTGGACGTCAATGAGGAGGGAACTGAGGCTGCTGCAGCCACTGCTGCCATCATGATGCTGGGTTGTGCGCTAAAGCCCAGAGCCACTTTTGTCGCAGACCATCCCTTCCTCTTTTTCATCCGCCATAACAAGTCCAAGAGCGTTCTGTTTGCTGGCCGCTTCTGCTCCCCTAACTGA
- the LOC131457294 gene encoding leukocyte elastase inhibitor-like isoform X1, with translation MASPSPPVSLDKANTTFCLDLLKQLSEEDKTANIFFSPFSISSALAMVMLGAGGNTASQISEVLCFTEKQQPPAPGEIVSEKPSAMRSQMNTRLQMQTQIQQSTRLPKYLLEVFSGCSQCLKNRNSEDDVHAKFSKLLETLNNPDVPYNLSVANRLYGEQTFQFLEGFLAGTKKHYNAELESLDFNSNAEEARVKINSWVEKKTQDKIKDLLASGVVDSATVLVLVNAIYFKGNWDQQFEEDSTIDADFRLNKNDTKPVKMMRQKSKFSFATIPEANCKILEMPYEGKDLSMFIILPNDIEDDTTGLEKLEKELTYEKFVEWTHPDLMGQTEIEVRLPRFKMEETYDMNDVLKSMGIVDAFDLTKSDFSGMSPATNLVLSKVVHKAFLEVNEEGTEAAAATAAVISERFIMIPEVFIADHPFLFFILHKTEKSVLFVGRFCSPV, from the exons ATGGCATCACCGTCACCACCAGTCTCTTTGGACAAGGCCAACACCACCTTCTGTCTGGATCTGCTCAAACAGCTGAGTGAAGAAGACAAGACGGCAAatatcttcttctctcctttcagCATCTCCTCAGCTCTGGCTATGGTGATGCTGGGAGCCGGAGGCAACACAGCCTCACAGATAtcagag GTTCTCTGCTTCACGGAGAAACAGCAGCCGCCGGCGCCGGGAGAAATTGTCAGTGAGAAGCCGTCAGCGATGCGGTCACAGATGAACACGCGTCTTCAGATGCAGACACAAATACAGCAAAGCACCAGACTGCCAAAGTATCTGCTCGAG GTCTTCTCTGGCTGTTCGCAGTGCCTGAAAAATCGGAACAGTGAGGACGACGTCCACGCCAAATTCAGCAAACTGCTGGAAACGCTCAACAATCCAGATGTGCCGTACAACCTCAGTGTTGCCAACAGACTCTACGGGGAGCAGACATTCCAGTTtcttgag GGTTTTTTAGCAGGAACCAAAAAGCACTATAATGCAGAGCTAGAGTCTTTGGACTTTAATTCCAATGCGGAGGAGGCCAGGGTCAAAATCAACAGCTGGGTGGAGAAAAAGACTCAAG ATAAAATCAAGGACCTGCTGGCTAGTGGCGTGGTGGACAGCGCGACCGTTCTGGTGCTGGTCAATGCCATTTACTTCAAAGGAAACTGGGACCAACAGTTCGAGGAGGACTCTACTATTGATGCTGACTTCAGACTAAACAAG AATGATACTAAACCAGTGAAAATGATGCGCCAGAAGAGTAAATTTTCCTTTGCCACCATCCCTGAGGCCAACTGCAAA ATTCTCGAGATGCCCTACGAGGGGAAGGACCTAAGCATGTTCATCATCTTGCCCAATGACATAGAGGATGATACAACAGGTCTGGAGAAG CTGGAGAAGGAGCTCACCTACGAGAAGTTTGTGGAGTGGACTCATCCAGATTTAATGGGTCAAACTGAGATCGAGGTGAGGCTGCCGCGATTCAAGATGGAGGAGACGTATGACATGAACGACGTCCTGAAGAGCATGGGCATCGTCGATGCTTTTGATCTTACCAAGAGTGACTTCTCTG GAATGTCTCCAGCAACTAACTTGGTGCTGTCAAAAGTCGTCCACAAGGCCTTTTTGGAGGTAAATGAAGAGGGAACTGAGGCTGCGGCTGCCACTGCTGCCGTCATTTCGGAGCGCTTCATAATGATTCCTGAGGTGTTCATTGCAGACCACCCCTTCCTCTTCTTTATTCTACATAAAACCGAAAAGAGTGTCCTGTTTGTGGGTCGATTCTGTTCCCCAGTGTGA